The following proteins are encoded in a genomic region of Desulfosporosinus youngiae DSM 17734:
- a CDS encoding DUF6603 domain-containing protein, whose product MKVQDAESLDLKVALYSDFYINNALFQLVFLNSPKGTAVSGQWINRDFIFKMQEVAEYFGVEFPDCLDFELFIETIRLRYATVNQLIDFNAVIRDFGSLTLSTKLIGTNRNYSFEMVFNQKLELSSLPIVGQFCDDGDGFLFKKIDLAYTANVEFVFSIVSELRIKKIPLDLSVDYRQSLKKQVKSLGLNAEQPKNTIYWLKIDKGFSVLYFSQIGVSLNGSDLKLYLDASFTIAMLRVDFYELYVSTSLKKLTDIGFGLGGLMVNVETKAFSLIGGLYKSQEEECLYNGLLGLTLSKYSFMALGSYGQLPGSGEMSFFAYLMIGAPMGGPPYFFVTGLALGFGINRTLKLPNLDGVRTFPLVAAAMGGSSALKPDTPPKAALSALSKSIVPIKGQYFFSAGIRFTSFGVLETFLLLNVELGNNVVISLLGLADASLPPKVSGLNPIARAELAIKAVIDIGAGEIIIMAALTDRSFLFHPSCKLTGGFALGFWFGGAYKGDFIVTIGGCHHPQFVNKHYPDIPALGVTWILNKNISVKGEAYFALTPTCMMAGGQLKLLFELGNLKAWFFAAAEFLMQWKPFFYSARVQVSVGVSYRISIFGIGKTFKVEMGAGLSLWGPDFSCEVYIDWYILSFTIGYNNKNDRKPKPIEWGEFAESFIPESTQKSKAASQIPLPIKGKKAAAESASLGTVLSKTSVSGGLLGEYKTSLGEPAYIVDGYNAAFSVDQKTPCSKLYYNGSLVFEFGKSFGIVPMAVSSVTIEQKVSVYKKGQTTKTAKLFATPSLKNVPSALWGNTDPGINGELLTDAPMGMQLNASNFAEVLHIIPSQGAYKESVLSQRESITKEIRYIRPNFIDPKHYDEEEDVVMETIQKTITENERRNNIIEETSFNFGTWNFARFKQIGDNPRAVFFTAPKLRTEGSLEMQVIRQ is encoded by the coding sequence ATGAAAGTACAAGATGCTGAGTCACTTGATTTAAAAGTAGCGCTTTACAGCGATTTTTATATTAATAACGCACTTTTTCAACTTGTTTTCCTAAACTCTCCCAAAGGTACAGCTGTATCCGGGCAGTGGATTAATCGGGATTTTATTTTTAAAATGCAGGAAGTTGCTGAATATTTCGGTGTTGAATTTCCTGACTGTCTCGATTTTGAACTTTTTATTGAAACGATCCGTTTAAGATACGCTACAGTCAATCAGTTGATTGATTTCAACGCAGTAATCCGTGACTTCGGGAGTTTGACTTTATCGACCAAACTCATTGGAACAAACAGAAATTACAGCTTTGAGATGGTATTTAATCAAAAATTAGAGCTTTCGAGCCTGCCGATTGTAGGCCAATTTTGTGACGACGGCGATGGTTTTCTCTTTAAAAAAATAGATTTAGCGTACACTGCAAATGTTGAGTTCGTATTTTCTATCGTTTCAGAACTCAGAATAAAGAAAATTCCATTAGACTTGTCTGTTGACTATAGACAGTCATTAAAAAAACAGGTGAAAAGCCTTGGCTTAAATGCCGAACAGCCAAAGAACACAATTTACTGGCTTAAAATCGATAAAGGGTTCAGCGTCCTATACTTTTCACAAATTGGGGTGAGCTTAAACGGCTCTGACTTGAAGCTTTATCTCGACGCGAGCTTTACAATTGCCATGCTGCGTGTCGATTTTTATGAACTATATGTTTCTACATCCCTTAAAAAGCTAACCGACATTGGCTTTGGCTTAGGCGGGTTAATGGTAAATGTGGAAACAAAAGCATTTAGTTTAATTGGCGGACTGTATAAATCTCAAGAAGAAGAGTGTCTTTACAACGGTTTGCTTGGATTAACGCTTTCAAAATACAGCTTCATGGCACTGGGATCTTATGGACAGCTGCCTGGAAGTGGAGAAATGAGCTTTTTTGCCTACCTCATGATTGGTGCCCCAATGGGTGGACCGCCGTACTTCTTTGTAACAGGCTTAGCGCTGGGTTTTGGAATCAATAGAACACTTAAATTACCGAACTTAGACGGTGTAAGGACGTTTCCATTAGTTGCTGCAGCTATGGGCGGCAGTAGTGCATTAAAACCTGACACGCCTCCTAAAGCGGCATTAAGCGCACTCAGTAAATCGATTGTACCGATTAAAGGTCAGTATTTCTTTTCTGCGGGCATACGGTTTACTTCATTTGGAGTTCTTGAAACCTTCTTGCTGCTCAACGTTGAACTTGGCAACAATGTTGTTATTTCACTGCTAGGGTTAGCAGACGCTTCCCTACCGCCAAAAGTATCAGGCCTGAATCCGATTGCCAGGGCAGAATTAGCCATTAAGGCAGTGATTGATATTGGGGCTGGAGAAATTATAATCATGGCAGCTCTGACAGACCGTTCATTTTTATTCCATCCCAGTTGCAAGCTGACGGGTGGTTTTGCTTTAGGCTTCTGGTTTGGCGGTGCTTATAAGGGAGATTTCATTGTAACGATTGGCGGGTGCCATCACCCTCAGTTTGTGAATAAGCATTACCCTGATATTCCGGCACTGGGTGTCACTTGGATTTTGAATAAGAATATTTCGGTTAAGGGTGAGGCGTATTTTGCGTTAACACCAACCTGTATGATGGCGGGCGGTCAGCTTAAATTATTATTTGAGCTGGGCAACTTAAAGGCGTGGTTTTTTGCAGCAGCAGAATTTTTAATGCAGTGGAAACCATTTTTCTATTCTGCACGTGTACAAGTAAGTGTTGGCGTATCGTACAGAATCAGTATTTTTGGAATTGGAAAGACCTTTAAGGTTGAGATGGGTGCCGGGCTCAGTTTATGGGGTCCTGATTTCTCGTGTGAAGTCTATATAGATTGGTACATCCTATCCTTTACTATTGGCTACAACAATAAAAATGACAGAAAACCAAAGCCTATCGAATGGGGTGAATTTGCTGAGAGCTTCATACCGGAATCCACTCAAAAAAGCAAAGCAGCTTCACAAATTCCATTACCAATAAAAGGTAAGAAGGCAGCTGCCGAAAGTGCTTCTTTAGGAACGGTACTGAGTAAAACATCAGTAAGCGGCGGACTTTTAGGTGAATATAAAACGTCTCTAGGTGAACCCGCCTATATTGTTGACGGCTATAACGCAGCTTTTTCAGTAGACCAAAAGACGCCATGCAGCAAGTTGTACTACAATGGCAGTTTAGTGTTTGAGTTTGGCAAATCATTTGGTATTGTGCCTATGGCAGTCAGTAGTGTGACAATTGAGCAGAAAGTCAGCGTCTATAAAAAGGGTCAAACTACTAAAACAGCAAAACTATTTGCGACGCCAAGTCTGAAAAATGTGCCATCGGCTTTATGGGGCAACACAGACCCTGGTATCAATGGCGAACTCCTTACAGACGCGCCAATGGGTATGCAGCTGAATGCTTCAAACTTTGCAGAAGTACTTCACATTATTCCAAGTCAAGGCGCTTATAAAGAGTCTGTGCTCAGCCAAAGAGAATCTATAACCAAAGAAATCCGTTATATAAGACCTAACTTTATTGACCCCAAGCATTACGACGAAGAGGAAGATGTGGTTATGGAAACCATTCAAAAGACAATAACAGAAAACGAGCGCCGCAACAATATTATTGAAGAAACCAGCTTTAATTTTGGTACGTGGAATTTTGCCAGGTTTAAACAAATTGGGGACAACCCTAGAGCGGTATTTTTTACAGCGCCAAAGCTGAGAACAGAAGGCAGTCTGGAAATGCAGGTGATAAGACAATGA
- a CDS encoding response regulator transcription factor, whose amino-acid sequence MVNILIVDDNDSIRKLLKMYLLRDGYNVFAAADGLEALDVLDKEHIDLIILDIMMPNMDGYSLAKELRGLNFNLPILMITAKETIEDKKKGFSVGSDDYMVKPIDFDEMLLRVSALLRRAKISNEHKIVVGDITLDYETLTVTTKTEAILLPQKEFYLLFKLLNYPKRIFTRQELMDEIWGFDSDTDERTVDVHIKRLREKFDKYEEFKIITIRGLGYKVEKYL is encoded by the coding sequence ATGGTAAATATACTAATTGTCGACGATAACGACAGTATTCGGAAGCTATTGAAGATGTATTTGCTTCGTGATGGATACAATGTTTTTGCTGCTGCGGACGGTTTGGAGGCTTTAGACGTATTAGATAAAGAGCATATTGATCTCATAATTTTAGATATTATGATGCCTAACATGGACGGGTATAGTCTGGCTAAGGAACTTCGAGGCTTAAACTTTAATTTGCCCATTCTAATGATAACGGCTAAGGAAACCATTGAAGATAAGAAAAAAGGCTTTTCAGTGGGAAGCGACGATTATATGGTTAAACCCATCGATTTTGATGAAATGCTGCTGCGAGTCTCCGCCTTGCTTCGTCGAGCTAAGATTTCTAACGAGCATAAAATTGTTGTGGGTGATATTACTCTTGATTATGAGACCTTAACAGTAACAACAAAAACCGAAGCAATTCTACTTCCTCAAAAGGAGTTTTACCTATTATTCAAACTGCTTAATTATCCAAAAAGAATTTTCACGCGTCAAGAGCTAATGGATGAGATTTGGGGATTCGATAGCGACACGGACGAACGAACGGTAGATGTTCATATTAAAAGGCTTCGTGAGAAATTTGACAAGTATGAGGAATTCAAAATTATTACTATTAGAGGGCTAGGGTATAAGGTGGAAAAGTATCTATGA
- a CDS encoding DUF6765 family protein, with protein MKINFQYFAVKYVASVVGYTDEEAQLVSSMCQFISDNNQDAKIYTNYASLSQRIIDNNLFTGSGDHCTVPLLLTALESYDDLKALSDKDLQEKILIPFEYFPAYQIEDDTDYLVKPISDIGDNDLFAKFFKDAKDLYSTPEENGLEDSSLTHPQKNALVRLGILMHILSNTFIHEPFNGYTADKNALILNEAYNSVTYENITSHYTPDKYKDYPNVGSVRLGGADSDYNVQFFAQNTIDKRKSLTRVNEPIFKKAGRGVYNFLMLFKNKRPSQQDWENSVYPNLQKALNTNYTSINDLQEWWSKVTPFQYHYEAEACKTSLVRLEDLNNPEKQGYFDFLVTVDHIRKSVIKSGGVSMETHGFSTAQISCEVENPNFDGTDLTVNTNVSLSKKLDCIGVVLTVTESPSGIQIVTKEHQFKNTSKFKMDFTLPIPLDDKEYDLNIDFSWKENGINKSSTYSNSLKIKGNNSIIATKNLVHPCSSTGKEVVQVINGTDSGIGNYKYPLNDNYTAQDGSQQLDLYLPIEFELQLIEHYKILKLDNYSFTLKESPDKVLTYCNNKKYINTKVDKEAGSFSIKATEEWKNHILTKPYTLRKASLIFELDVQLEVISSDEEGYRIITLKSKDGAPLSKNIDFFWDFQ; from the coding sequence ATGAAGATTAACTTTCAATATTTCGCAGTTAAATATGTTGCCAGCGTAGTGGGTTATACCGATGAAGAAGCTCAACTGGTTTCTTCAATGTGTCAGTTTATTAGTGACAACAATCAAGATGCGAAAATTTATACCAATTATGCGAGCTTGTCTCAAAGGATTATTGACAACAACCTCTTTACGGGCAGTGGAGACCATTGTACTGTACCACTTCTTTTAACCGCACTTGAAAGCTATGACGACTTAAAAGCCTTAAGCGACAAAGACCTTCAAGAAAAAATATTGATTCCCTTTGAGTACTTTCCAGCGTATCAAATTGAAGACGACACAGATTACCTGGTCAAACCAATTTCAGATATTGGCGACAATGATCTTTTTGCTAAATTTTTCAAGGATGCCAAGGATTTGTACTCGACACCTGAAGAGAATGGACTGGAAGACTCCAGTCTGACTCACCCTCAGAAGAATGCCCTTGTTCGACTTGGCATACTGATGCATATTTTGTCTAATACCTTTATTCACGAGCCCTTCAATGGCTACACAGCCGATAAAAATGCGCTTATCCTCAACGAAGCGTACAACTCGGTTACTTATGAAAATATAACCAGCCATTATACACCTGATAAATACAAGGATTATCCAAATGTAGGCAGTGTAAGGCTTGGAGGCGCCGATAGCGATTATAACGTTCAGTTTTTTGCTCAAAATACAATAGACAAACGCAAAAGTCTAACGCGGGTGAATGAGCCTATTTTTAAGAAAGCTGGTCGTGGGGTCTATAACTTCTTAATGCTGTTCAAAAATAAAAGACCGTCACAGCAGGATTGGGAGAACAGTGTTTATCCAAACTTGCAAAAAGCTTTAAACACAAACTATACGAGCATAAACGATTTACAAGAGTGGTGGTCTAAAGTGACGCCATTCCAATACCATTATGAAGCAGAAGCTTGTAAAACAAGCCTTGTAAGGCTGGAAGACCTTAACAATCCTGAGAAACAAGGGTATTTCGATTTCTTAGTGACAGTCGATCATATTAGAAAAAGTGTTATAAAATCTGGAGGTGTGTCAATGGAAACCCACGGATTCTCAACTGCTCAAATTTCTTGTGAAGTAGAAAACCCTAATTTTGACGGTACAGACTTAACTGTGAATACAAATGTGTCCCTCAGCAAAAAGCTGGACTGTATAGGTGTTGTTTTAACTGTGACAGAATCACCTTCCGGGATTCAGATTGTCACAAAAGAACACCAGTTTAAGAATACTTCCAAGTTCAAAATGGATTTTACCCTTCCCATTCCTTTAGACGACAAAGAATATGATCTGAACATCGATTTTTCCTGGAAAGAAAATGGCATAAACAAGAGCTCCACTTATTCTAACAGCCTTAAAATTAAAGGCAACAACAGCATTATTGCAACTAAAAATCTCGTTCACCCTTGCAGCAGCACAGGCAAAGAAGTGGTTCAAGTTATTAATGGAACAGACAGCGGCATTGGCAACTACAAATATCCACTAAATGACAATTATACCGCTCAAGACGGTTCGCAACAGCTGGATTTGTATTTGCCAATTGAGTTTGAGCTGCAGTTGATTGAGCATTATAAAATACTTAAATTGGACAACTATTCCTTCACCCTTAAAGAGTCGCCTGACAAGGTTCTGACTTATTGCAACAATAAAAAATACATCAACACAAAAGTGGACAAGGAAGCAGGAAGCTTTAGCATTAAAGCGACAGAAGAATGGAAAAATCATATTCTGACAAAGCCTTACACATTGCGAAAAGCAAGTCTAATCTTTGAATTGGACGTTCAATTAGAAGTCATTTCATCAGACGAAGAAGGCTATAGAATTATAACGCTTAAGTCTAAAGATGGAGCACCGCTTAGTAAAAACATTGACTTCTTCTGGGACTTCCAATAG
- a CDS encoding Uma2 family endonuclease — translation MPILESKEKYTYADYLTWPEGERWEIIDGVPYMQAAPSWQHQAISGNIFGQFYEYLKGKSCQIFAAPFDLCIPEFNESDEKISNVISQPDIVVICDKSKLRKTGFFGVPELIIEIISPSTARTDKITKFNKYEKVGVKEYWIVEPEQKIVSVFLLQENNRYGRPNVFSEEDQITVSIFPDLAIDLKPVFTGI, via the coding sequence ATGCCAATTCTGGAATCCAAGGAAAAATATACTTATGCTGATTACCTAACCTGGCCGGAAGGTGAACGTTGGGAAATCATCGACGGTGTACCTTATATGCAAGCTGCTCCTTCCTGGCAACACCAAGCTATATCCGGCAATATTTTCGGCCAATTCTACGAATACCTTAAAGGCAAGTCCTGTCAGATTTTTGCTGCTCCTTTTGACCTTTGTATTCCTGAATTTAATGAAAGTGATGAAAAAATCTCTAACGTTATCTCCCAGCCAGATATCGTTGTAATTTGTGATAAAAGTAAACTTAGAAAGACAGGTTTTTTTGGAGTGCCAGAATTAATCATCGAAATAATCTCACCTTCAACTGCAAGAACGGATAAAATAACGAAATTCAACAAATATGAAAAGGTCGGCGTAAAAGAATACTGGATTGTTGAACCGGAACAAAAGATCGTGAGCGTATTCTTGCTGCAGGAGAACAATAGATACGGTAGACCGAATGTATTTTCAGAAGAAGACCAAATTACAGTAAGTATCTTCCCGGATCTCGCAATAGATTTAAAGCCGGTTTTCACGGGTATTTAA
- a CDS encoding Hint domain-containing protein: MYPSLSDLKNKVLKEIDPRIGYLELDFSNENHYKFFTEQVGGLKKFEEENPELIGVLKKLRKEKKVKTELFRNDGYHDGPDNQMAIENLLVRERHSVSNDVNDGNDPAGTGLAEIRADYINTKKRIKVVTEFRDVTLNMLLSTLEEYVDNTNLYNGIITADYSKLVQDKPRQFLIISTFYCSEEHQSGGSTELKLNAYVTKQDSFMVKSNKDMIKSFTVNAPVIQEKHKKDPNHDKVQVSYLRDGVIPNYDYSYPYDPFIDDKHEKILVRMPFSVTVEANDGFWIDGMAEEYGYDLWLTNVVNGQIRAFANYSEIIQRKDAFNSQNQCTKMTFIFPDSWRNIIDNSKLGYQPNTNVDFYGSFKVLITDEFSSLPIGVSVKSYGDLYDRLNLQCPKIWIQWGCVAKETLITLADGTFKEAQYVTMENLIMTRNGTGAKLTNIYKGPQGKIQEIITDSGKSIKMTKDHIIYSENGLLPAFQLLVGMKIRTVDGLESVIQNNEVDYNDTVYNFQFANNQVIIGNGMYIGDYILQNSIKEITQYED, from the coding sequence GTGTATCCATCGTTATCTGATCTTAAAAATAAGGTCTTAAAAGAAATTGATCCAAGAATTGGCTATCTGGAACTGGATTTTTCAAATGAGAATCACTATAAATTTTTTACAGAGCAAGTGGGTGGGTTGAAGAAATTTGAAGAAGAAAACCCGGAGCTTATAGGGGTTTTGAAAAAATTAAGAAAAGAGAAAAAAGTAAAAACAGAGCTATTTCGAAACGATGGTTACCATGATGGGCCAGACAATCAAATGGCGATTGAAAACCTTTTAGTTAGAGAAAGGCACTCAGTTTCAAACGATGTAAACGACGGAAATGATCCGGCAGGCACAGGGCTGGCTGAAATTAGAGCAGACTATATCAACACCAAAAAGAGGATTAAAGTTGTTACGGAGTTTCGTGATGTTACCTTAAATATGCTCTTAAGCACACTTGAGGAGTATGTAGACAATACGAATCTCTATAACGGCATAATAACCGCTGATTACTCAAAACTGGTACAGGATAAACCAAGGCAATTTTTAATTATTAGTACCTTTTATTGTTCTGAGGAGCATCAAAGCGGGGGGTCTACTGAGCTTAAATTGAATGCTTATGTTACAAAGCAAGACAGTTTTATGGTTAAAAGCAACAAAGACATGATCAAGAGTTTTACAGTCAATGCGCCAGTCATTCAAGAAAAACATAAAAAGGACCCTAATCACGATAAAGTTCAAGTGTCTTATTTAAGAGATGGCGTTATACCAAACTACGACTATTCTTATCCATATGATCCATTTATAGATGACAAGCATGAAAAAATATTGGTCAGAATGCCGTTTTCAGTGACCGTTGAGGCAAATGACGGCTTCTGGATTGACGGTATGGCTGAAGAGTATGGCTATGATTTGTGGCTTACAAATGTAGTCAATGGTCAAATTCGTGCCTTTGCAAATTACTCAGAAATTATTCAAAGAAAAGATGCTTTTAACAGCCAAAATCAATGTACGAAAATGACCTTCATTTTTCCGGATTCTTGGCGCAACATCATAGACAACTCAAAGCTTGGCTACCAACCCAATACCAATGTTGACTTCTACGGTTCTTTTAAAGTACTCATTACGGATGAGTTTTCTTCGCTGCCTATCGGTGTTTCGGTAAAAAGCTATGGCGACTTATACGACAGACTGAATCTTCAATGTCCAAAAATTTGGATTCAATGGGGCTGTGTTGCCAAAGAAACCCTCATAACCTTAGCAGATGGCACATTTAAGGAAGCCCAGTACGTGACAATGGAAAATTTAATTATGACTCGTAATGGGACAGGGGCAAAACTAACCAATATATACAAAGGGCCTCAAGGGAAGATTCAAGAAATCATCACAGACAGCGGCAAATCCATCAAAATGACCAAGGACCACATCATCTATTCGGAAAATGGTCTGCTGCCTGCCTTTCAGTTATTAGTGGGCATGAAGATCAGAACAGTAGATGGTCTTGAAAGTGTCATTCAAAATAACGAGGTTGACTATAACGACACCGTTTACAATTTCCAATTTGCCAATAATCAAGTCATTATTGGCAATGGAATGTATATAGGCGACTATATCCTCCAAAATTCAATAAAGGAGATCACTCAATATGAAGATTAA
- a CDS encoding Uma2 family endonuclease: MSHPQAGKEYTYADYLNWPEEERWEIIDGIPYMQATPTRIHQEILMELSKQIAVYLTGKSCKVYPAPFCVRLPQECDKNENDLKNVVEPDISIICDKSKLDDKGCLGAPDMIIEIISPPSTRNDKIIKFNKYEKAGVKEYWIVEPDQKFISVFILGKSKRYGRPEIYTENDKIALSIFQDLVIDLNPVFI, translated from the coding sequence ATGTCACACCCTCAAGCAGGAAAAGAATACACATACGCCGACTACCTAAATTGGCCGGAAGAAGAGCGATGGGAAATCATTGACGGAATACCTTACATGCAAGCAACGCCGACACGCATACACCAAGAAATACTAATGGAATTATCGAAACAAATCGCAGTATATTTGACAGGGAAGTCATGCAAAGTATATCCAGCCCCCTTTTGTGTACGATTGCCCCAAGAATGTGATAAAAACGAAAATGATCTTAAAAACGTAGTTGAACCCGATATTTCTATTATTTGTGATAAATCAAAATTAGATGATAAAGGCTGTCTCGGAGCTCCCGACATGATCATTGAAATAATTTCTCCGCCATCAACAAGAAACGATAAAATCATAAAATTTAATAAGTACGAAAAAGCAGGTGTTAAAGAATATTGGATAGTAGAACCAGATCAGAAATTCATTAGTGTATTTATATTAGGAAAATCCAAAAGATACGGAAGGCCTGAAATATATACTGAGAATGACAAAATTGCACTATCAATTTTTCAAG
- a CDS encoding tetratricopeptide repeat protein has product MTTCIVFNENSKSHANNNKGLTFKNSEELQRRLSKHQKAWESYTQAIEAYDKILLLSPDNIEVHKNMGLALKRLGDLQSKEVL; this is encoded by the coding sequence TTGACAACGTGTATAGTGTTTAATGAAAACTCAAAATCACACGCTAATAACAATAAAGGCCTGACTTTCAAAAATTCGGAAGAACTACAGCGCCGTTTATCGAAGCATCAAAAAGCATGGGAAAGTTATACCCAGGCCATTGAAGCATATGATAAAATCTTATTGCTGTCACCAGATAATATTGAAGTTCATAAGAATATGGGCCTTGCCCTAAAAAGATTGGGAGATCTGCAGAGCAAGGAGGTACTGTAG
- a CDS encoding sensor histidine kinase: MKKRLFFNSIYIKFTLIFLGIWWFLNSLTFGVIMLIMRNSVFTELTVDRQEFYNEFQRIRLATGLTFQLSAVIGTIIILLTVRKIIKPIKLISEASKEVAKGNFDTHVMIKSKDEIGQLASDFNLMAKELKSIDHIHKDFVSNVSHEFKTPITSIRGFAKLIRNGQLSDEQLQEYSDIIVNESERLSLLSTNLLKLSELDSKSIREQATVFSLDEQLRSCILILEADWMEKNIRLDINLEKIIYIGNEHLLQQVWLNLIQNALKFSNQNGSLRVNLYRSEDIIRVDIADNGKGISEEDKERIFDRFYKADKSRSKEGNGLGLAIVKKIIELSNGKIYFNSELGKGSIFTVELPMVKK, translated from the coding sequence ATGAAAAAGCGATTGTTTTTCAATTCAATCTACATTAAATTTACCCTTATCTTTTTGGGAATTTGGTGGTTTTTAAATTCTCTAACTTTCGGCGTTATAATGTTGATTATGAGAAACAGTGTTTTTACAGAGCTGACAGTTGACCGGCAAGAATTTTACAATGAATTTCAAAGAATCAGGTTAGCAACCGGATTAACATTTCAGCTTAGCGCAGTAATCGGAACGATTATAATTCTATTGACTGTGAGAAAAATCATAAAACCAATAAAGCTTATTTCCGAGGCTTCCAAAGAGGTAGCCAAAGGTAACTTCGATACTCATGTAATGATCAAAAGTAAGGATGAAATTGGGCAGTTAGCCTCTGATTTTAATTTGATGGCTAAAGAACTAAAGAGCATAGATCATATTCATAAAGATTTTGTTTCCAATGTTTCACATGAATTCAAAACCCCTATTACCTCAATAAGAGGGTTTGCCAAGTTAATCAGAAATGGTCAACTATCCGACGAACAATTACAAGAGTACAGTGACATCATTGTGAATGAGAGCGAAAGGCTTTCTTTGCTGTCCACTAATTTATTGAAGCTTTCGGAATTGGATAGTAAAAGCATTCGAGAACAAGCAACTGTTTTTTCTCTTGATGAACAATTAAGGTCTTGTATTTTAATTCTGGAAGCGGATTGGATGGAGAAAAATATTAGGTTAGATATCAATCTGGAAAAAATAATTTATATAGGGAATGAACATCTGCTTCAGCAGGTATGGCTTAACCTAATTCAAAACGCCCTTAAATTTTCCAATCAAAATGGTTCACTCAGAGTTAATCTATATAGGAGCGAAGATATCATTAGAGTTGACATTGCCGATAATGGGAAAGGCATATCTGAGGAAGATAAGGAGAGAATTTTTGATCGTTTTTATAAGGCTGACAAATCACGCTCTAAAGAGGGTAATGGCTTAGGTCTCGCTATAGTGAAGAAGATTATTGAATTATCTAATGGGAAAATATATTTTAACAGTGAGCTAGGGAAAGGGTCGATTTTCACCGTTGAATTACCTATGGTTAAAAAGTAA
- a CDS encoding ABC transporter permease, which yields MLLESIKMSYENIVRNKLRSFLTMLGIVIGVASIIALITIVQGATNSISDQVTELGANKITVNVMGTPLKQGLNQEDMLNISEVENIKGVSPTISGKTGVVYAGKLLENVSVQGKNDVYFNMDSSLLKTGRPINSLDLNSKNQVAIIGSDIIDKLYYGVDPLGKDLVVNGTHFTVIGTLKASSGFSMGSNNDSVIIPYTTALRSLGVKNISSLDVFLEDTSLADDTVTDIKGVLNPAFNYKDNAYTIFNMGDMIESFESMMSMMSLLLAGIAGISLVVGGIGIMNMMLVSITERTTEIGLRKALGATPNRIQLQFVIESIFLSLVGGLIGLVLGGLIAYTAAALIGIGFSLSLATIALAVGFSGLVGIVFGYMPARKASQLNPIDALRSL from the coding sequence ATGCTGCTTGAGAGTATAAAAATGTCCTATGAAAATATTGTTAGAAATAAACTGCGTTCATTTTTGACAATGCTGGGTATTGTAATAGGAGTAGCATCAATTATTGCCTTAATTACGATTGTTCAGGGTGCAACAAATAGTATCAGTGATCAGGTCACTGAACTAGGTGCCAATAAAATCACTGTAAATGTAATGGGTACTCCTCTTAAACAAGGGCTTAATCAAGAGGATATGCTGAACATTTCAGAGGTAGAGAATATTAAAGGGGTATCTCCAACAATTTCAGGAAAGACCGGTGTCGTCTACGCCGGAAAGCTCCTGGAGAACGTTTCAGTTCAGGGTAAAAACGATGTGTATTTCAACATGGATTCCAGCTTGCTTAAGACCGGCAGGCCTATAAATAGTCTTGACTTAAACAGTAAAAATCAGGTTGCCATTATTGGCAGCGATATTATAGACAAACTTTATTATGGTGTCGATCCTCTTGGCAAAGATCTTGTTGTCAATGGTACCCATTTTACCGTAATTGGTACCTTAAAGGCTTCCAGTGGATTTAGTATGGGATCAAACAATGACTCTGTAATAATCCCCTATACTACAGCATTGCGAAGCCTGGGAGTAAAGAATATATCCAGTCTGGATGTATTTTTGGAGGATACTTCATTAGCTGATGATACTGTGACAGATATTAAAGGAGTGCTTAATCCGGCTTTTAACTATAAGGATAATGCCTATACTATTTTTAACATGGGGGACATGATCGAATCCTTTGAATCCATGATGTCCATGATGTCACTCCTGCTGGCTGGAATTGCTGGCATATCCCTTGTCGTAGGCGGTATTGGAATTATGAATATGATGCTTGTATCTATTACTGAGCGAACGACGGAAATAGGTTTGCGGAAAGCCTTAGGTGCAACACCCAATAGAATTCAGCTTCAATTTGTTATTGAGTCAATATTTCTCTCCCTAGTCGGTGGTCTTATTGGCTTGGTTCTGGGAGGTTTAATAGCTTACACTGCTGCAGCTTTAATTGGTATAGGATTTTCCCTTTCCCTGGCTACCATTGCACTTGCTGTAGGATTTTCCGGATTAGTAGGTATTGTATTCGGATATATGCCTGCAAGAAAAGCAAGTCAGTTAAATCCCATTGACGCACTGCGCAGTTTATAA